Genomic segment of Paenibacillus sp. FSL R5-0912:
AATTATCCACCCAAGCTGCGGCCAACAATGCTCCTGATGTTGTTCAGCTTGACCCGGGCTGGATGCCGGACTGGATGGCACGCAGTCAATTGGCAGATTTGGCTCCTGAGGTGGATGTAAGCAAATTCGACGTGAAGCTGCTGGCCGGAGGCCAACTGGACGGGAAGCAATATGCCGTTCCACTGGGCTCGGTAGCCTTCGGTATGGTATATGACAAAGCTGCCATGGATAAGCTGGGCATTGCCAATCCGGCGAACGGCTGGACCTGGGATGAATTCTTCGCTTTAGCTAAGGAATCCAAAGCCAAGCTGCCGGACGGTCAATATTTCACCCTGGACTATGCGGGTAACTACTTTATGTATTCCGCTTACCAATACGCAAGAGGTAAAGGGCAGGTTATCACGGATGACGGTCATTTCAACGTGGATGAAGCCACGTACCTGGAATGGACCAAGAAATTTGAAGAGCTGCGTAAAGAAGGCCTGGTTCCTCCAGCGGACGTGAATGCATCCGATAAGGAAAACGATCCGCAAATGGACCTGCTGGCAGCGGGAAAAGTCTTGTTCCGTTACAGCTTCTCCAACAATCTGGGTACTTGGGACAGTATTAAACCAGGGGCGTACGCACTTGTAACTATGCCGCGTGCAGAAGAAGCCGGAGGATGGCTGAAGCCGTCGATGTACATGGCTGTTTCCAAGAATTCCAAGCATGCAGAAGAAGCCAAGAAATTCATCAATTGGTTTGTGAATGATCCGGAAGCCGCCCAAATCACCAAAACCTTCCGTGGTCTCCCGGCCAACAAGGACAATGCCGCTCTGCTGGAAGCGAACATGAGCGATCTGGATAAGGTAGGCTTAGGTCTTCTTCGTGCTACGGAGCCGGATGGCCAGACCTGGTCGGCCGGAGCCGGAGGCTGGACGAACTTCGTGGACAAAGACTGGGTGCTGGTCCGTGATCAGCTCAGCTTCGGGAAATCCACGCCGGAAGAAGCATATAAGCAGCTTAAGGAAGCAGCGCAATCCTACGAGAAATAGAAGGATAATTTATAGCGTAAAGCATATACATTCTTATTTTTGAACGTAAGCCTGGGACAGCAATGTCCCGGGCTTTTTTATTGAAATGAGAAAATAGACTTTGCTCCATAAATTAATCGTTATATTTTAAAAGAATTCGAGCATTCCCCTCCTTTAGCAGAGCGTGGACCAATTATATACTTAAGCTATAAAAATTGACCACAAGAGGTGACCACAGATGAACCGTTCCACAACGACTATAGCCGAAGCCGCTCCATCGCCGAAAAAAAGCTCATACTTTCGAAGCCGATGGAACGCTCCGCTTGCAGGCTATTTGTTTATTTCACCCTGGCTGATCGGGTTTCTGGCGCTGACAGCGTATCCGTTATTCCTATCGCTGTACTATTCGTTTACCGACTACACGTTGATGCAGCCCATGCAATGGATCGGGTCCCGCAATTACGAGCGGATCTTTACTGCAGACCCGAAATTTATACAATCTGCCAAAGTTACCGTCATGTATGTGCTTGCTTCGGTGCCCTTGAAGCTTGCGGCAGCTCTTTTCGTGGCAATGATCCTCAGCAAGGCCGTTAAAGGGATCAGTGCTTACCGTACGGCGATCTATTTCCCCTCACTTATCGGAGGCAGTATCGGGGTCTCGCTGCTCTGGCGGAACATCTTCGGGGTAGACGGGATCTTCAATAAATTGATTGCGGTCTTTGGCATCGAGGGGAAAAGCTGGATTACCAATCCCGATACAGCGCTGGGCACATTAATCCTGCTGACGGTCTGGCAATTCGGTTCCACCATGGTAATCTTCCTGGCTGGACTCAAGCAGATTCCGAACGACTTGTACGAGGCATCTTCGGTCGACGGGGCTAACAAGGTAGTTCAATTCTTCCGCATCACCCTGCCCATGCTGTCGCCGATCCTCTACTTCAACCTTATCATGGCCGTTATTGGTGCCTTCCAGATGTTCACCTCCGCCTTTGTGATTACAAACGGAGGACCGATGAACGCTACATATGTGTATGCCATGTATTTGTATGAAAGGGCATTCAGCCGCTATGAGCTGGGTTACGCTTCGGCACTGGCGTGGATTATGCTGGTCGCAATCGTGGCTGCAACGCTTGTGATCTCCTACACCTCGAAGTATTGGGTATTCTATGAAACAGACACTGGAGGGAAAAAACGCAAATGACAACTCTGAATTGGAAGCCTGCACTCCGACATCTGTTCATGATTCTCTTCAGCTTCGTCATGGTCTATCCGATTGTCTGGTGGATCGGGGCTTCGCTGAAGGATAGCACTGAGCTGAGTTCACCGGGTATCTTCCCGGCGGTCCCGCAATGGGAGAACTTCACCAAAGGCTGGAATTCGGTTCCCGGACATACCTTTACGGATTTTTATCTCAATACCTTCGGTCTTGAAATTGCTGTACTTATCGCAACCTTGCTATCCTGCACTCTGGTTGCCTTTGGTTTCGCAAGACTGGATTTTCCGCTGAAGAATTTCTGGTTCTCCATTCTGATGCTGACCCTGATGATGCCGGGACAGGTGCTGATCATCCCGCAGTATGCCTTGTTCCATCAATTAGGCTGGGTCAATACGTATTTGCCGTTTATCGTTCCCCATCTGCTGGCGGGCGGGGCCGGCGGGAGCTTCTTCGTCTTCCTGCTGATTCAGTTTATCCGCGGTGTTCCAAAAGAGCTTGATGAATCGGCCAAAATTGACGGCTGCTCCTGGTTCGGGATCTTCTGGAGAGTGGTTATGCCGCTGGCCTTCCCGGCGATCGTTACGGTGACCATCTTCTGCTTCCTGTGGAACTGGGATGATTTCCTGGGTCATCTCCTCTACATCAACACGGTAGATAAGTATACAGTCGGCCTCGCGCTGCGCATGATCAACGATTCCCAATCTGCGGCGGAGTGGGGTCAACTGCTTGCTATGTCGCTTGTATCCATTCTTCCGGCTACGCTCGTCTTCATGTTCCTGCAGAAGTATTTCGTAGACGGGATTGCGACAACAGGGATAAAGGGATAAGATGTAAAAAAACATCCGTCACATAACGGTAAAGCGCCCGAGCCTCATTCGCAGCTTTACCGTTTCTTTCGTGTGAACCGGAAGTGAAGGAAGGTAAGGACTTGACCAATCCTTTTAAAAAATTCAGAATCGACCGCCTGTTTTTCCACAGCTTTGCTATTGTGCTCATTCTAGTAATCGCAGTTACAGCTTGGACAAGCTACAGCAATTCATCCAAAGCCCTCGTGCAGACGACCTCCCATTACCAGCAGCGGCTGCTGGACGAATTGAATAATGAAATTACAACGCGGCTGGATATGATTGAGCAGATTTCACTGTCTACCTCACGGGACAATGAGCTGACGACCTTTCTGCTGAACAGGCAGGATGATTTCGAGCGGTACCGCAAGCGTGTAAGCGTTGAGAGTGCGCTCGCCAATCTGACCTATGCCATTCCTTTAATTCAGGGTATTGATCTATATATGGATGAACCTATGCCGAGTGAGAGCCAAAGCTACATCCAGTTCCGGAATATTATTGATCTGGATAAGCAGGAATGGTCCAAGCGTCTGGTGAAAAGCGACTTCGCCTGGTCCGGGGAATATACCATTCCCAGCTTTCAAGGGGACGTCCCGGTGCTTAGCTTCGCCCGGAAAATCATGTATGAGAATGACTATCTGGGCGTGCTGGTCGTCCATATTAAAGCCAAGGAAATCCGGCAGCTGCTGACCGGCAATTCCTCCGGGTCAAACCGCATCATGGCTGACAGCGAAGGGAAGCAGATTCTGAGGATCGGGGAGACGCTCGAACAGAACGAGTGGTCTAAGTGGATCGATCTCAAGAGTAAGAAGTCGGGCTATGTGCATATTCCGGGCAAAGCAGGTTCCGGCAACACCCTGCTGGTCTATTCCAGAATGGATAACTCCATCTGGACGCTGATCGAATTCACGTCATGGAAGCAGATTACGGCAAGCAGTTTGAAGCTGGCAGAGTGGATCGGTCTGATCGGTATCGCAGCGATCCTGCTGGTGGTGCTGCTGACGCACTATCTGAGCAAGCAGTTTACCAAACCGATCAAGAAGCTTGTAAGCGCGATGCGCATGTATTCCGTCGGCGGCCACAAAGAGGAGCTGCCTACGGATTATGAGAATGAATTCGGTTATTTATTCTCCGGCTACCGCAAGCAGAACGAGCGGATTGAGGAGCTGTATCTCTCGCTGGAACGGCGTTATGAGCAGCAGCGGAAAGCTGAGATTGAAGCGCTGCAGGCCAATATCAATCCCCATTTCCTCTATAATATGCTGGATCAGCTAAACTGGATGGCAATCGATGCCGGGCAGGAAGAGCTCAGCCGGATTCTGGAGCTGATGGGACAGATGTTCCGGATCGGCTTATCCAACGGGGCGAGCTTCATTACAATCTCTGAAGAGCTGCTGCACATCCGGTGTTATCTCGAAATCCAGCAGCTCCGCTGGGGGGAAGGGCTGGAATACAAGATCGAGGTAGCCCCGGAGCTACAGGATGTGTATATCCCGAAGCTTACCCTGCAGCCGTTCGTGGAGAATTCAATCGTACACGGATTCAATAAGCAGAGCAGCGGCGTTGTTGCTGTCTATATAGGCAGAGCAGAGGAGGCGCTGCAGATTATTATTGATGATAACGGAGCAGGCCTGAAGCAGCATGAAGAGCGGCCGCGTAAACGCCATACCGGCGGCTATGGCATTCGCAATGTGCGGGAGAGAATTGCCGGATATTTCGGCAATGGCTATGGGGTTACGCTGAAGGAACGTGAAGCAGGCGGAACCAGAGTAGAAGTGATTCTGCCTTTGCTTACAGAGGCTCCGGGGCAGCGACTAAGCGAGAATCGAATGAGCTAAGTGGAAGGCAGAAGTGGGAGCGCTTCCCACGCCGGGCAGGGCAGATAACGTTGCGGCGGATAGGATAGCAAGGAAGCTTAAGGAGGCAGAGACGATGTGGAAAATCGCCATTATTGATGATGAGCGACAGGTCCTCCAGGGGATGAAGCGGGCGATCCCATGGGATGAACTGGATGCAGAATGGGCCGGGGAAGCACTTAACGGGGAGGATGGTCTGGAGATGATCCGTGCAACCTGTCCGGATATTGTGATTACCGATATCTATATGCCGGTGATGAGCGGCCTCGAGATGATGGAGCATCTCAGGAAGGAAGGCTTCAAGGGCAAAATTATTATTTTGAGCGGATATTCAGACTTTGAGCATGCCAGACAAGCACTCAGGCTTCAAGTAAGTGACTATGTCTCCAAGCCGATCAGTCTTCCGACGCTTAAGTCGATACTGGGCAAGATCACCGAGGAGCTTATCAAGGAGGAGGAGGAGCGGATCAGACAGGGGGAGCTTGAGCTGAAGATGATGCTGTATGAGCCCTTTGTCGAGAAAGAATGGGTTCGTTCCGCAGCAGTCGGTACCTTGGACCCCTCTTACCGGAACAATACCCATCTGCCGCCTTCTTATCAGTATTGGCTGGAACGCAAGCATGCCACCATCGGTATTGAGCTGATCCG
This window contains:
- a CDS encoding ABC transporter substrate-binding protein → MLNWKRSLSMLAMTAILGTLAACGGGGNGANNAGAATEAPASTNATEAATTAPSSEPVKLRIMWWGSQPRHEATLAALDLYTKNNPNVTFEPEYSGMDGYLDKLSTQAAANNAPDVVQLDPGWMPDWMARSQLADLAPEVDVSKFDVKLLAGGQLDGKQYAVPLGSVAFGMVYDKAAMDKLGIANPANGWTWDEFFALAKESKAKLPDGQYFTLDYAGNYFMYSAYQYARGKGQVITDDGHFNVDEATYLEWTKKFEELRKEGLVPPADVNASDKENDPQMDLLAAGKVLFRYSFSNNLGTWDSIKPGAYALVTMPRAEEAGGWLKPSMYMAVSKNSKHAEEAKKFINWFVNDPEAAQITKTFRGLPANKDNAALLEANMSDLDKVGLGLLRATEPDGQTWSAGAGGWTNFVDKDWVLVRDQLSFGKSTPEEAYKQLKEAAQSYEK
- a CDS encoding carbohydrate ABC transporter permease; the protein is MNRSTTTIAEAAPSPKKSSYFRSRWNAPLAGYLFISPWLIGFLALTAYPLFLSLYYSFTDYTLMQPMQWIGSRNYERIFTADPKFIQSAKVTVMYVLASVPLKLAAALFVAMILSKAVKGISAYRTAIYFPSLIGGSIGVSLLWRNIFGVDGIFNKLIAVFGIEGKSWITNPDTALGTLILLTVWQFGSTMVIFLAGLKQIPNDLYEASSVDGANKVVQFFRITLPMLSPILYFNLIMAVIGAFQMFTSAFVITNGGPMNATYVYAMYLYERAFSRYELGYASALAWIMLVAIVAATLVISYTSKYWVFYETDTGGKKRK
- a CDS encoding carbohydrate ABC transporter permease encodes the protein MTTLNWKPALRHLFMILFSFVMVYPIVWWIGASLKDSTELSSPGIFPAVPQWENFTKGWNSVPGHTFTDFYLNTFGLEIAVLIATLLSCTLVAFGFARLDFPLKNFWFSILMLTLMMPGQVLIIPQYALFHQLGWVNTYLPFIVPHLLAGGAGGSFFVFLLIQFIRGVPKELDESAKIDGCSWFGIFWRVVMPLAFPAIVTVTIFCFLWNWDDFLGHLLYINTVDKYTVGLALRMINDSQSAAEWGQLLAMSLVSILPATLVFMFLQKYFVDGIATTGIKG
- a CDS encoding sensor histidine kinase — its product is MTNPFKKFRIDRLFFHSFAIVLILVIAVTAWTSYSNSSKALVQTTSHYQQRLLDELNNEITTRLDMIEQISLSTSRDNELTTFLLNRQDDFERYRKRVSVESALANLTYAIPLIQGIDLYMDEPMPSESQSYIQFRNIIDLDKQEWSKRLVKSDFAWSGEYTIPSFQGDVPVLSFARKIMYENDYLGVLVVHIKAKEIRQLLTGNSSGSNRIMADSEGKQILRIGETLEQNEWSKWIDLKSKKSGYVHIPGKAGSGNTLLVYSRMDNSIWTLIEFTSWKQITASSLKLAEWIGLIGIAAILLVVLLTHYLSKQFTKPIKKLVSAMRMYSVGGHKEELPTDYENEFGYLFSGYRKQNERIEELYLSLERRYEQQRKAEIEALQANINPHFLYNMLDQLNWMAIDAGQEELSRILELMGQMFRIGLSNGASFITISEELLHIRCYLEIQQLRWGEGLEYKIEVAPELQDVYIPKLTLQPFVENSIVHGFNKQSSGVVAVYIGRAEEALQIIIDDNGAGLKQHEERPRKRHTGGYGIRNVRERIAGYFGNGYGVTLKEREAGGTRVEVILPLLTEAPGQRLSENRMS